The Snodgrassella alvi wkB2 genome window below encodes:
- a CDS encoding DegQ family serine endoprotease, whose product MRINRKYMLTAILSVLLVAGCDRLEQWFGKNKDGQGFVKEIPAGTDGNSNQVAMLLPDFTRLVDQQGPAVVNIQATRNNRNIDNEAGPDALPDNDPFYEYFKRLLPNVPQTPQANDDEYNFGSGFIISKDGYILTNTHVVNGMNNIKVLLNDKREFQAKLIGADAQSDVALLKINADELPVVELGNPEELKVGEWVAAIGAPFGFDNSVTAGIVSAKGRSLPEENYTPFIQTDVAINPGNSGGPLFNLKGQVVGINSQIYSRSGGFMGISFAIPIDVAMNVAEQLKTSGKVQRGRLGVVIQEVNYNLAKSFGLDKANGALITQVVAGGPAAKAGLLSGDIVQSVNGDELKNSSDLPVKVGLLPPGKQIVLGIWRKGKKEEIKVTLDNVSPAVANPASSASSTIMPTDGTSFAEHRLGLVLRATAQGLIIEDISGLAAQVDLRRGDIIIAVGQKLVHDEKDFDNAVAASGKNVPLLIRRANNTLFIAMMLP is encoded by the coding sequence ATGCGGATAAATCGCAAATATATGTTGACGGCAATTTTGTCAGTGTTGTTAGTAGCAGGTTGTGACAGGCTGGAACAATGGTTTGGCAAAAATAAGGACGGTCAGGGTTTTGTGAAGGAAATACCTGCCGGTACTGATGGGAACAGCAATCAGGTAGCTATGTTGTTGCCCGATTTTACCCGGCTGGTCGACCAGCAAGGTCCGGCAGTAGTCAATATTCAGGCTACACGCAATAACCGTAATATCGATAATGAAGCCGGTCCGGATGCTTTGCCTGACAATGATCCGTTTTACGAATACTTCAAACGCCTTTTGCCAAATGTACCGCAAACCCCGCAGGCAAATGATGATGAATATAATTTTGGTTCAGGTTTTATTATCAGTAAGGATGGTTATATTCTTACCAACACTCATGTAGTCAACGGTATGAATAATATTAAGGTTTTACTGAATGATAAACGTGAATTTCAGGCAAAACTGATTGGTGCTGATGCTCAGTCTGATGTTGCATTATTAAAAATCAATGCCGATGAATTACCGGTTGTAGAACTGGGTAATCCTGAAGAATTAAAAGTCGGAGAATGGGTAGCGGCCATTGGTGCGCCGTTTGGTTTTGATAATAGTGTGACTGCCGGCATCGTTTCAGCCAAAGGACGCAGTCTGCCGGAAGAAAACTATACGCCGTTTATCCAGACTGATGTGGCTATTAATCCCGGAAATTCAGGTGGACCATTATTTAATCTTAAGGGACAGGTAGTAGGAATTAACTCACAGATATACAGCCGCAGTGGTGGCTTTATGGGTATTTCTTTTGCCATTCCGATTGATGTGGCCATGAATGTAGCCGAACAATTGAAAACATCAGGTAAGGTACAGCGAGGCCGGCTTGGAGTAGTTATTCAGGAAGTCAACTATAATCTGGCTAAATCTTTTGGTCTGGATAAAGCCAATGGTGCGCTGATTACTCAAGTTGTTGCCGGCGGACCGGCAGCTAAAGCAGGCTTATTATCCGGTGATATCGTACAAAGTGTGAATGGCGATGAGCTAAAGAATTCAAGCGATTTGCCGGTGAAAGTTGGTTTACTGCCACCAGGTAAGCAAATCGTTCTGGGTATCTGGCGTAAAGGTAAAAAAGAAGAAATCAAGGTAACGCTGGATAATGTGTCTCCGGCTGTAGCTAATCCGGCCAGTTCTGCCAGTAGTACCATTATGCCAACTGACGGAACCAGTTTTGCCGAACACCGTCTCGGTCTGGTATTGCGGGCAACAGCTCAGGGGCTGATTATTGAAGACATCAGCGGGCTGGCTGCACAGGTAGATTTACGTCGTGGCGATATTATTATCGCCGTTGGTCAGAAACTGGTTCATGACGAAAAAGATTTTGATAATGCAGTAGCAGCCAGTGGAAAAAATGTACCTCTGTTAATCAGGCGTGCAAACAATACCCTGTTTATTGCTATGATGCTGCCGTAA
- the dnaQ gene encoding DNA polymerase III subunit epsilon, which yields MRQIILDTETTGLYANNGDRLIEFAGVEMVDRRLTGNNLHLYINPERDIPDEAVAVHGITLEKLQEMNAPVFAGVAQQIADYLHGAELIIHNAAFDEGFLDMEFERLGMPKIETITSGTVDTLKMARDKYPGQKNSLDALCTRLEVDRSKRVLHGALIDCELLGEVYLAMTRSQFSLVDELIATAAASENQIADSKYQIKHTGLTVVEPSAEELAEHEAYLQALDKIVGEPCMWRKWQENNGDKSV from the coding sequence ATGCGTCAAATTATTCTTGATACTGAAACCACCGGACTGTATGCAAACAATGGTGATCGCCTGATTGAATTTGCCGGTGTAGAAATGGTAGACCGGCGCCTTACCGGAAATAATCTGCATCTGTATATTAATCCTGAGCGCGATATTCCAGACGAAGCTGTGGCAGTACACGGAATTACACTGGAAAAGCTACAGGAAATGAATGCTCCGGTGTTTGCCGGTGTGGCTCAGCAGATTGCCGACTACCTGCATGGTGCCGAACTGATTATTCATAATGCTGCGTTTGATGAAGGCTTTCTGGATATGGAGTTTGAGCGTCTGGGTATGCCCAAGATTGAAACGATTACCAGTGGGACAGTTGATACGCTCAAAATGGCTCGTGATAAATATCCTGGACAGAAAAATTCGCTGGATGCTTTATGTACGCGGCTGGAAGTAGACCGCAGTAAGCGTGTACTGCATGGTGCGCTGATTGACTGTGAATTACTTGGTGAAGTTTATCTTGCCATGACCCGAAGCCAGTTCAGTCTGGTAGATGAACTGATAGCCACTGCTGCTGCCAGTGAAAATCAGATTGCAGACAGCAAATATCAGATAAAACATACTGGGTTAACAGTAGTGGAACCCAGTGCAGAAGAACTGGCTGAACATGAAGCTTATTTGCAGGCGTTGGATAAAATAGTTGGTGAACCCTGTATGTGGCGGAAATGGCAGGAAAATAACGGAGATAAATCTGTATGA
- a CDS encoding thermonuclease family protein, translating to MHKRKKILTNWRKILVWVAVILTIAKVWLPESIITPLAEWTQKADSIVRSVQDLLNGKPPVRGKKWAVASKGRYSGNVDSVHDGDTVHIRDKDGHMHKVRLANIDAPEIKQAYGIASRDALKARIEGKYVDVNVVAIDQYQREVGQIILNNADINLWMVQQGYAWHYDSIAKKQQDRLGFGRYQSAQIQARQNRLGLWHNASAIAPWQFRQQQKNR from the coding sequence ATGCATAAAAGAAAAAAAATTCTGACTAACTGGCGTAAAATTCTGGTCTGGGTGGCTGTTATTCTGACAATCGCTAAAGTGTGGTTGCCGGAAAGTATAATTACACCTTTAGCGGAATGGACACAGAAAGCGGACAGTATTGTGCGCTCTGTACAGGATTTACTTAATGGTAAGCCGCCTGTAAGAGGAAAAAAGTGGGCAGTAGCCAGTAAAGGACGCTATTCCGGTAATGTTGACAGTGTGCATGACGGAGATACTGTGCATATCAGAGACAAGGACGGGCATATGCATAAAGTTCGTCTGGCTAATATAGATGCGCCGGAAATCAAACAAGCTTATGGTATAGCCAGTCGTGATGCCTTAAAAGCACGTATTGAAGGTAAGTATGTTGATGTCAATGTGGTTGCTATAGATCAGTATCAGCGTGAGGTTGGTCAGATTATATTGAATAATGCAGATATTAACTTATGGATGGTTCAGCAGGGATATGCATGGCATTACGACTCAATTGCTAAAAAGCAGCAGGATCGATTAGGTTTTGGCCGTTATCAGAGTGCTCAGATACAGGCGCGCCAAAATCGTCTCGGTTTATGGCACAATGCCAGTGCAATAGCACCGTGGCAGTTTCGTCAGCAACAAAAAAACCGATAA
- the nth gene encoding endonuclease III, producing MNAQKRKKIFTRLQAVCQNPTTELIYHSPFELLIAVMLSAQATDVSVNKCTIHLFRMAPTAQAMLELGIDKVMECIRTIGLYKTKAKHVMETCRILVQQYNGDVPQTREELEALPGVGRKTANVVLNTAFGHPTIAVDTHIFRVCNRTGLAPGKTVREVEDKLMQVVPKQFRLNAHHWLILHGRYICKARKPLCEQCLINDLCEYPAKSTLTV from the coding sequence ATGAATGCACAAAAGCGCAAGAAAATATTCACTCGTTTGCAGGCCGTCTGTCAGAATCCGACTACAGAGCTGATATATCATTCACCATTTGAATTATTGATAGCTGTTATGCTCTCGGCACAGGCAACGGATGTTTCTGTCAATAAATGCACTATACATTTATTCCGAATGGCACCCACGGCACAAGCTATGCTGGAGTTAGGAATAGATAAAGTTATGGAGTGTATTCGGACCATCGGTTTATATAAAACCAAAGCCAAACATGTGATGGAAACTTGCCGGATTCTGGTGCAGCAGTATAACGGAGATGTACCGCAAACCAGAGAAGAGCTGGAGGCATTGCCGGGAGTAGGGAGAAAAACGGCTAATGTTGTGCTGAATACAGCTTTTGGTCATCCAACGATTGCAGTAGATACGCATATTTTCCGGGTATGTAATCGTACTGGTTTGGCACCGGGTAAAACGGTACGTGAAGTTGAGGATAAATTAATGCAGGTGGTGCCGAAACAGTTCAGACTTAATGCACATCACTGGCTTATTTTACACGGACGTTACATATGTAAAGCGCGTAAACCGCTGTGTGAGCAATGTCTGATAAATGATTTGTGCGAGTATCCGGCAAAGTCGACTTTAACCGTCTGA
- the ispF gene encoding 2-C-methyl-D-erythritol 2,4-cyclodiphosphate synthase has protein sequence MSSLRIGQGYDVHQLVSGRPLLLGGVKIPFDKGLLGHSDADALLHAITDALLGAAALGDIGKLYPDTAAANKDADSRVLLRGACAAVLAAGWRVVNVDSTVIAQEPKLRPYIDQMRINIAADLNIAVDAVNVKGKTNEKLGYLGRKEAIEAQAVVLLTAV, from the coding sequence ATGAGTTCTTTAAGAATTGGTCAGGGTTATGATGTGCATCAGCTCGTTAGCGGGCGGCCATTGTTACTTGGCGGCGTAAAAATTCCTTTTGATAAAGGTTTGCTTGGTCATTCTGATGCAGATGCGCTATTGCATGCGATTACCGATGCACTGCTGGGTGCAGCTGCTTTAGGTGATATTGGCAAGCTTTATCCGGATACAGCTGCTGCAAATAAAGATGCCGATAGCCGTGTACTGTTACGTGGTGCCTGTGCTGCCGTTCTGGCTGCCGGCTGGCGTGTGGTCAACGTTGATAGTACGGTTATTGCTCAGGAGCCGAAATTGCGTCCTTATATAGATCAGATGCGCATAAATATTGCAGCTGATTTGAATATAGCTGTGGATGCAGTAAATGTTAAGGGTAAAACCAATGAAAAATTAGGCTATCTGGGGCGGAAAGAAGCTATTGAGGCTCAGGCAGTCGTATTGCTGACGGCAGTTTAA
- the ispD gene encoding 2-C-methyl-D-erythritol 4-phosphate cytidylyltransferase: MTRHVVLIPAAGVGARFGAGCPKQYVTLAGQTVLQHTVSRLAQISAIDLFLIVVSEQDEYIDAVYPADLLPPDVHILRCGGATRAQTVHNGIVQAQKYFNVQDNDWILVHDAARCCVSTDSVKRLLAAVQDHAVGGLLALPVADTLKQADEQQQVSRTVNRTGLWQAQTPQMFRTGILARALAQADLDVITDESSAVEALGLTPLLVAGDIRNLKLTSAQDALLASYFLQQDTIK, translated from the coding sequence ATGACCCGGCATGTAGTGCTGATTCCTGCCGCGGGTGTCGGAGCACGATTTGGTGCAGGATGTCCGAAACAATATGTTACTTTGGCCGGTCAGACTGTATTACAGCATACAGTGTCGCGACTGGCACAAATCAGTGCAATTGATCTGTTTTTGATTGTTGTATCAGAACAGGATGAATATATCGATGCTGTCTATCCGGCAGATTTATTACCGCCGGATGTGCATATCCTGCGTTGTGGCGGAGCGACGCGGGCGCAAACTGTGCACAATGGGATTGTGCAGGCGCAAAAATATTTTAATGTACAGGATAACGACTGGATACTGGTACATGATGCCGCTCGTTGCTGTGTGAGTACGGATTCTGTAAAACGTTTATTAGCTGCTGTGCAGGATCATGCAGTCGGCGGGTTACTAGCGCTTCCCGTAGCAGATACCCTTAAACAGGCAGATGAGCAACAGCAGGTGAGCCGGACAGTGAACAGGACAGGTTTATGGCAGGCTCAGACTCCACAAATGTTTCGTACCGGTATTCTGGCCAGAGCACTGGCACAGGCAGATTTGGATGTAATTACAGATGAATCTTCTGCCGTAGAGGCGCTTGGTCTAACTCCATTACTGGTAGCAGGGGATATACGCAATCTGAAACTCACCAGTGCACAGGATGCGTTACTGGCTAGCTATTTTTTACAGCAGGACACCATTAAATGA
- a CDS encoding MacB family efflux pump subunit translates to MSLLEIKAINRWFGTGENRVQVLKDINLSIEKGDFVAIIGQSGSGKSTLMNIIGCLDVPSSGSYKIDGVETAAMTADEQAALRRRSFGFIFQRYNLLGTLTARENVALPAVYAGMEYGERMKRADELLAQLGLAGKEENRPSELSGGQQQRVSIARALMNGGEIILADEPTGALDTGSGKNVMEILHKLHDAGHTIVMVTHDPTIAANANRVIEISDGRIIADHSKNTDIPPSNIESIEEHNSWHFYRDQFFESFLMSIQAIMAHKMRSFLTMLGIIIGIASVVSVVALGRGSQEKILENINAMGTNTVSVYPGYGYGDRRSSRIKTLTVGDAEVLKQQDYVDSVTPGVSTSGTLTYDNQSLSAQLYGVGDQYFDVRGIKLAFGRLFNEDDVTQNSQVVVIDDNTKNKLFADGTNPLGKVILFNKRPLRIIGVTEPNNNGFSDSDSLQLFTPYTTLMNRISGSKYITSVTVKVKDNVNSQTAEKGIIELLKVRHGTEDFFTRNSDTIKQTIESTTGTMTLLISSIALISLVVGGIGVMNIMLVSVTERVKEIGIRMAIGARQHNILEQFLIEAVLICLIGGLVGVLFSFAISMLFNLLATDFAMSFSTISIVMAVLCSSVIGVLFGFMPAKRASQLNPIDALSRD, encoded by the coding sequence ATGAGTTTATTGGAAATTAAGGCAATCAATCGCTGGTTCGGCACTGGTGAAAACCGGGTTCAGGTGCTCAAAGATATTAATCTGAGCATAGAAAAAGGCGATTTTGTAGCTATTATCGGTCAGTCTGGTTCGGGTAAGTCTACTCTGATGAACATCATTGGCTGTCTGGATGTGCCGTCCAGCGGTTCGTACAAAATTGATGGCGTAGAAACTGCTGCTATGACCGCAGATGAACAGGCCGCTTTGCGCCGTCGCAGCTTTGGTTTTATTTTTCAGCGTTATAACCTGCTCGGCACATTAACAGCACGTGAAAATGTAGCCCTGCCGGCCGTATATGCCGGTATGGAGTACGGTGAGCGAATGAAACGGGCGGATGAGTTGCTGGCTCAGCTCGGGCTTGCCGGTAAGGAAGAAAACCGTCCCAGTGAACTGTCCGGTGGTCAGCAGCAGCGGGTAAGTATAGCCCGTGCGCTGATGAACGGCGGTGAAATTATTCTGGCAGACGAGCCAACAGGTGCGCTGGATACCGGTAGCGGAAAAAACGTGATGGAAATCCTGCATAAACTGCATGATGCCGGTCATACCATTGTGATGGTTACACATGATCCGACGATTGCTGCTAATGCTAACCGGGTAATTGAAATTAGTGACGGACGGATTATCGCCGACCACAGTAAGAATACAGATATTCCGCCCAGCAATATTGAGAGTATTGAAGAGCATAATTCATGGCATTTTTACCGTGATCAGTTTTTTGAATCTTTTCTGATGTCTATTCAGGCGATTATGGCGCATAAGATGCGCTCGTTTCTTACGATGCTCGGCATTATTATCGGGATTGCTTCAGTGGTGTCGGTAGTAGCACTGGGAAGAGGGTCGCAGGAAAAAATTCTTGAAAACATTAATGCCATGGGCACAAACACGGTTTCCGTATATCCGGGTTACGGATATGGGGATCGCCGTTCTTCCCGTATTAAAACGCTGACTGTTGGTGATGCAGAGGTTCTGAAGCAACAGGACTATGTTGACAGTGTTACTCCGGGTGTCAGTACCAGTGGTACGCTTACTTATGATAATCAGTCTCTTTCAGCTCAGCTATACGGTGTAGGTGACCAGTATTTTGATGTACGCGGTATCAAGCTTGCTTTTGGCCGGCTGTTTAATGAGGATGATGTAACTCAGAACAGCCAGGTAGTCGTAATTGATGACAATACCAAAAACAAATTGTTTGCTGATGGTACTAATCCGCTGGGAAAGGTTATTCTGTTTAATAAACGGCCGTTGCGTATTATCGGAGTAACAGAACCCAATAATAACGGCTTTTCGGACAGTGACAGTTTACAACTGTTTACTCCTTATACCACGCTGATGAACCGGATTTCCGGCTCTAAATACATTACTTCAGTTACGGTAAAGGTAAAAGATAATGTCAATTCACAAACGGCAGAAAAAGGCATTATTGAATTACTGAAAGTACGTCATGGTACAGAGGACTTTTTTACCCGTAACAGTGACACTATTAAGCAGACAATTGAAAGTACTACCGGCACCATGACTCTGCTGATATCAAGTATTGCGCTGATATCTCTGGTCGTAGGCGGTATCGGGGTGATGAATATCATGCTGGTATCGGTAACCGAGCGGGTGAAGGAGATTGGTATACGCATGGCTATCGGTGCACGTCAGCACAATATTCTTGAACAGTTTCTGATTGAAGCGGTGCTTATTTGTCTGATTGGCGGGTTGGTAGGTGTACTGTTTTCGTTTGCCATCAGTATGCTGTTTAATTTGCTGGCAACAGATTTTGCCATGTCATTTTCAACCATCTCTATTGTGATGGCTGTACTTTGTTCAAGTGTAATTGGTGTGCTGTTTGGTTTTATGCCGGCAAAACGTGCATCGCAGCTTAATCCTATTGATGCGCTGTCACGCGATTAA
- a CDS encoding TolC family protein codes for MKKRSAVWMLNLSLLLTACATHSSYPQQSMHKAGMLSSAEIAAQYQVNANWWEIYHDDTLNQLVNTALANNVDLRQAALTAEKARYSARLTAVDLVPNASGSLGASSSKDLKHGGVSSRNFTGQLGLSYELDVWQKIRANTNAARWKYQASEEDLAASRLSLINSVVDNYFHLAYIDGAISLTKDSIEQYRQIARISQAQYQVGKVSSINATNAKQSLLSAENNLTSLQQNRLEVLQNLHNLLNQRPGEVTDIQPTPLNQIHLSEVNLNVPLSVLANRPDLRAAEYRLQSAFSSQQATKRSWYPSISLNGAVNSRSEAASSALHFPVGTASVNVNLPFLDWQTLYWQNKQAKADFESAKLTFEQSLTTALNEVERYYRQYTLSRNTLANNEQKYQYDLKNSRYYHARYQYGTNPLSDWLDALNTQYSSAQNVLNNRYSVLQNENLIYQAMAGRYQPQ; via the coding sequence GTGAAAAAACGCAGCGCAGTATGGATGCTGAATCTGAGTCTGCTGTTAACCGCCTGTGCTACGCATAGTTCCTATCCGCAGCAAAGCATGCATAAAGCCGGAATGCTGAGCAGTGCAGAAATTGCTGCGCAGTATCAGGTTAATGCTAACTGGTGGGAAATTTACCATGATGACACTCTGAATCAGCTGGTAAATACTGCGCTGGCTAATAATGTTGATTTGCGTCAGGCAGCACTGACAGCTGAAAAAGCACGTTATAGTGCCCGCCTGACAGCAGTAGACCTGGTACCGAATGCCAGTGGTTCTCTTGGTGCCAGCAGCTCCAAAGATTTGAAACATGGCGGGGTGTCCAGCCGTAATTTTACCGGCCAGCTCGGATTAAGTTATGAACTGGACGTATGGCAGAAAATTCGTGCCAATACCAATGCGGCACGCTGGAAATATCAGGCCAGTGAAGAGGATCTGGCCGCCAGCAGACTCTCACTGATTAATAGTGTCGTCGATAATTATTTTCATCTTGCCTACATTGATGGTGCAATCAGTTTAACTAAAGACAGTATTGAACAATACCGGCAGATTGCCAGAATCTCTCAGGCACAGTATCAGGTAGGTAAAGTCAGCAGCATTAATGCTACTAATGCCAAACAATCGTTACTGAGCGCAGAGAATAATCTGACCTCATTGCAGCAGAACCGGCTGGAAGTATTGCAGAATCTGCATAATTTACTCAATCAGCGTCCGGGTGAGGTAACGGATATTCAACCAACTCCTTTAAATCAGATTCATTTGAGTGAAGTGAATCTGAATGTGCCATTGTCTGTACTGGCTAATCGCCCTGATTTACGTGCGGCAGAATATCGTTTGCAATCTGCTTTTTCCAGTCAGCAGGCAACTAAACGTAGCTGGTATCCGAGTATTAGTCTGAATGGTGCGGTTAATTCGCGTTCTGAGGCTGCTTCTTCGGCTTTACATTTTCCTGTCGGTACGGCAAGTGTTAATGTAAATTTGCCTTTTCTCGACTGGCAGACTCTGTATTGGCAGAACAAACAGGCTAAGGCAGATTTTGAAAGTGCTAAACTGACTTTTGAACAATCTCTGACTACCGCCCTTAATGAAGTTGAACGCTATTACCGGCAATACACGCTTAGCCGCAATACACTGGCCAATAATGAACAAAAATACCAGTACGATTTAAAAAACAGTCGCTACTACCATGCCCGCTATCAATACGGTACTAATCCGCTTAGTGACTGGCTGGATGCATTGAATACTCAGTATTCTTCGGCACAAAACGTGTTAAACAACCGTTATAGTGTCCTGCAAAATGAAAATCTGATTTATCAGGCTATGGCCGGACGCTATCAGCCGCAATAA
- the rpiA gene encoding ribose-5-phosphate isomerase RpiA, translating into MATQDELKRQAAQKAVEYVNENEYLGIGTGSTVYFFIEALAQSKKQIKGAVSTSALTSETLKKFGIPEVTLNEVNGLPLYIDGADEINHLLQMIKGGGGALLNEKIVASAAEKFICIADESKYTSRLGHVLLPVEVTPNARSLVARRLLKLGGEPELRLGFTSDHGNQILDVANLNFDEPIKMEDAINKIPGVVENGLFTHHPADLLVLGCSDGVKVLTARV; encoded by the coding sequence ATGGCCACACAGGATGAGTTGAAACGTCAGGCAGCGCAAAAAGCTGTTGAATATGTCAATGAAAACGAGTATCTGGGTATTGGTACCGGTTCTACCGTGTATTTTTTTATTGAGGCACTGGCACAAAGTAAAAAGCAGATTAAAGGTGCAGTATCCACATCTGCCCTGACCAGTGAAACTTTGAAAAAATTTGGTATTCCGGAAGTAACACTCAATGAAGTGAATGGTTTACCGCTGTACATTGATGGAGCTGATGAAATCAATCATTTATTGCAGATGATTAAAGGTGGCGGCGGTGCATTGTTAAATGAAAAAATTGTTGCCAGTGCTGCTGAGAAATTCATTTGTATTGCTGATGAAAGTAAATATACCAGTCGTCTTGGTCATGTATTGTTACCAGTTGAAGTGACGCCCAATGCCCGTTCACTGGTAGCGCGCCGGCTACTGAAACTTGGCGGAGAGCCTGAACTGCGTCTGGGTTTTACTTCTGATCATGGTAATCAGATTCTGGATGTAGCTAATCTGAACTTTGATGAGCCGATTAAAATGGAAGATGCCATTAATAAGATACCCGGTGTAGTGGAAAATGGTTTGTTTACTCACCATCCGGCTGATTTACTGGTGCTGGGTTGCAGCGATGGTGTCAAGGTATTAACTGCCAGAGTCTGA